Genomic segment of Dactylococcopsis salina PCC 8305:
TGCGAGTGGAGTTGGTGAAACGTTATTTTAACTCCGTTGGTGGCTTTAGTGAACCAGAAGTGATTCAAAAGCAGCCATCTGTCCCCTCGATTTTACAGATGTTTGGGATGGGAGGAAGTGATCCGTTTTATGCGGTTTTAGCAAGAGGGCTGAGAATCCTATGACTACAATTTTAATTTAGTCACTAGATGAATCAGCCCATCTATGTTATAATTTATCAAGTGGGTAAAATAACCAAGTGCTAATCGCCACCTACCAATCAAAACAGAATTAATTTCTAAAAATCTTCTACCGATGGGCAAGCGGGAAGTAAAACAGCTCAGCTAACGTTGGTAAGCCCAAGTCGCTGAGAAGCTCCAACTACATCACGATAGTGATTAGTTGCGGGTATGTCACCGTACCGCAACAATTAGTGTGATCGGTTCTAATTTAAAGAAGTCCCCCCAATATTGGGGGTTAGGGGGCTAGGATAAAGAAGTCCCCCCAATATTGGGTTGCCTTTATCCCTCTCATGGTTGGACGTTTTTAACAGGATTTTTTCTCGGTTTATTTCTAGCTTTAACGCTGATTGGTCAACCGTCTAATCAGGGTTCTAATGTCGAAAATTCTGAAACTTCCACTCCTCCCCCTAATCTTGATGAGCCACTTTTGCAAGTCGATTAATTGATTTCCTGATTGAGGAAAAAATTAAAAGTCATCTCTTTCGGGACTAGGAACAAAACCGCCGTTTCCTTTATTACCAAAAAACTTACCCGCAGAATCGTTTTGATAAACACAATCAACTTTAGGAGAATTTTCTAATTTACCTGTAAAAGCAAACGTATTCATACGGTTTTTACAATCGCGGACTTGTTCCCGACTGACCAAATTTTGATCTTCTAAAACTGACCAATTGGTTCGACGCATCACACAACCTGGAACCATTCTCGGTTGGGTAACATAAACACTAAAGGGACTCAAACTCATGTAAAGTCTCATGTCTGTCACCACCGCACTCGCACCATATTGGGCGCAAAATTCGGGGTTAGGAACGCTTCGATCGATGGCGACGGTAGAGGTAACGTTTTCGGAATTTAAGTTTGTCGCTGAACTAAACGTAATCCCCAGACCAATTCCAATAATAAACACAGCGCTGATA
This window contains:
- a CDS encoding DUF3172 domain-containing protein; this translates as MTRKTRKRPTTSRRYYEDNPPTESNTSTSKFNATYWAIISAVFIIGIGLGITFSSATNLNSENVTSTVAIDRSVPNPEFCAQYGASAVVTDMRLYMSLSPFSVYVTQPRMVPGCVMRRTNWSVLEDQNLVSREQVRDCKNRMNTFAFTGKLENSPKVDCVYQNDSAGKFFGNKGNGGFVPSPERDDF